One stretch of Cervus canadensis isolate Bull #8, Minnesota chromosome 5, ASM1932006v1, whole genome shotgun sequence DNA includes these proteins:
- the LOC122441598 gene encoding protein FAM32A-like yields the protein MGTSKKNEEEKRRGLDKRTPAQGAFEKMQEKRQMERILKKASQTHKQRVEDFNRHLDTLTGALRHSQSQLDQVAGPPQVPSGIKEEQKATSRLCLGPWYFLETFLCTHPCVFC from the coding sequence ATGGGAACGAGCAAAAAGAACGAGGAGGAGAAGCGGCGCGGACTGGACAAGCGGACACCGGCCCAAGGGGCATTCGAAAAGATGCAGGAGAAGCGGCAAATGGAAAGGATCCTGAAGAAAGCATCCCAAACCCACAAGCAGAGAGTAGAGGACTTCAACAGACACCTGGACACGCTCACGGGAGCACTACGACATTCCCAAAGTCAGCTGGACCAAGTAGCAGGCCCACCCCAGGTACCGAGTGGCATCAAGGAGGAGCAGAAGGCAACGTCGCGGTTATGTTTGGGGCCTTGGTATTTTCTAGAAACATTCTTGTGCACACATCCTTGCGTCTTCTGCTGA